The nucleotide sequence CCCTTTCCTTCCCGTATGAAGCTCTCCTCCTTCATCCCACTCACCTTCTCCGGCTGGGGCGGTTTTATGCACGGCATTTTCCCACCCATTCAATTTTTTCCTGAACTGTTATCACCCTTTCGCACGTCCTTCACCATGCGCACCCATATGCCACTCTGACCGACGCGCCTGAAGCCGTAGCCCTCGTAGAACTTGATGGCCTTCTCGTTTCTCTCGCCCACCCAGAGCTCTATTCTGTCGTTGTGCTTCCCCAGGTACTCCAGGCACTTCTCCATGAGCACGTGGCCTATGCCGTGTCCCTGAAACTTCTTGTCGAGCACGAACTCGTGGACTGCCCCGACGGTTCTCCCCTCGTACTTGCTGTACCAGTCCGCGTCGCAGACTATGAAGCCCGCTATCTCGTCGCCGATCTTCGCGATGAAAAAGCCGTCCTTCGCCTTGTTCCAGCACCATCGAAGGTAGCGCTTCGCGTAGCTCTCCCCTTCACCGCCGTACTCCCGCATGCCCTCGTAGCCCCTCATGTATATCTCGATGAGCCTTTCCAGCGTTTCCTGGTCAAGCTTGGGGAGCCGCTCTATCTTCACTTCCGCCATCGATATAAGCTCATCGTGGGGTTTAAAAAGCATGACTC is from Thermococcus celericrescens and encodes:
- a CDS encoding GNAT family N-acetyltransferase: MAEVKIERLPKLDQETLERLIEIYMRGYEGMREYGGEGESYAKRYLRWCWNKAKDGFFIAKIGDEIAGFIVCDADWYSKYEGRTVGAVHEFVLDKKFQGHGIGHVLMEKCLEYLGKHNDRIELWVGERNEKAIKFYEGYGFRRVGQSGIWVRMVKDVRKGDNSSGKN